TCAAAACTTTTAACGAATGCCACGACCTTTATCATGAAACAATGTCTCAAAGGCAAAAGCAACAAAAGAACGTATCCTTTGGCGATGCTGGCAAAAATTCAGTTGGCTTAGCTTGACACATATGCCCAAAGAGTGGTTGTCCATAAAACAGGCTGCCAAACGTTTTGATGTATCAATAACGTAACTACGCGAATGGGTTAAATCGGCAAAGGTACGAATTCATCCCGGTGACCCTGATGAAGTCAATGTCGATGATCTTGAAGACGCCATCGAACAAGACGAGTTGTTTAATCTAACGATGCAAGCGGTGGAAAAGGGGAAGCAATGAACTACAAGCGTGGGGATGTTATATCAATCGTGTATCGACCGCCAACAAAGCGACCGCAAAGAATGACAAAGTCGCGTCCGATGGTGGTTATCAGCTCCAACGTCTATCACACAGAGCGACCACAGGATGTGATAGCAGCTTTAGTGACATCGAAGATCGGAAAATATCAAGGCTCAACGGATTACAAGCTCAACGATTGGACGGCAGCGGGATTGCACGCGCCATCAGTCGTGCGATGCAAATTCGCAACTATTGAACAAAATCAAATTGGGGGCAAAATCGGCTCTTTGAGCGATTTAGATATACTTGTTTAGGGTTAAAACTGGAGTCATTGCGAGACGCTTTTTGCCGAAGCAATCTCTCGATTTTCAAAGGATTGCTTCGCTGAGAAACGCGCGCAATGACGCCATAAAAATGACCCTTAACGAGTATATGCAAGGCGTTGAGAATGTCTTAAAGCGTGCATTGGGAGTATAAGTGATCTTGCCAATGACCGAACTTTCCCTCCGCCGGCAAATCTGCGAGGTTGGCCGGCGGATGTACGAAAAAAATTTCGTGGCGGCCAACGACGGCAACATCAGCGCCCGGCTCGATGCCAGCCGCGTGCTGACCACGCCGACCGGTGTGAGCAAAGGCTTCATGACGCCGGAGAGCATGGTGATTGTCGACTTCGAAGGCCGCCCGCTTTCTGCCGGCAGGCCATCGAGCGAAATTTTGATGCATCTTTTCATTTATCGCGAACGGCCGGAGGTGCAGGCCGTCGTTCACGCGCATCCGCTTCACGCCACCGGCTTTGCCACTGCCGGCCTGTCGCTCGAAGATTGTGTCGCCGCGGAGATCATCGTCACCATCGGCTCGATTCCCCTGGCGCCGTACGGCACGCCCTCCACTCCGAAGCTGCCGGAAACGCTTCGACCTTACATTCATCGCAACGATGCTTTTCTGCTCGCCAATCACGGCGCGGTGACGGTCGGCAGGAATTTGTGGGAGGCTTACTATAAAATGGAACGCCTCGAACATTACGCGCACATCATTTTAATCTCGCGCCAGCTCGGTGGCGAAAAAATTCTTCCCAAACCCGATGTCGAAGAACTGCTGAGCCTGCGCGCCAAATACGGCCAAACCGGCCTCAACCCCGGCTGCGCGACCTGCGAGGACGATTGCCTCGGCGCGGCGTGTTTGAATTACGCAAATAAATACGACCCGCACAGCGAAGACTGGCTCGGGGCAGTGGTGGCGCGCATTGTTGAGCGCGTGAGGTAATTTCCTGCCTGCTGTCGAGGAAGTGGTTTGGTATAATGAAAATTCACAAGGTAAAACTCATCCGCTGGCCGCACAAAAACCAAATGAATCAGCGGCAATGTTTTTTCTTTATTTCTCCAAAACAAAAAAACCCAGATTAGATTCTGGGTTTTTGTCGTGCTCCCGAGACAGGACTTGAACCTGTAACCTAGTGGTTAACAGCCACCCGCTCTGCCGATTGAGCTACTCGGGAGAGTCGATCAGCAATCAGTAAATAATAATATAGAAAAATTTTCCCAAAAGTCAATAGCACGGCCGAAGATTTAATTTAAAAATCCGTTGAACGCGCAAGTTATTTGATGTATAAAATCGTCTCTTTGTGGATAGAAAAGTCCGGTTCGCGTCGGTTTTCTTGGGTAAAGTTCATATAGCGCAACACCGCAAAGTAAATTCCGGCGGCAAGATTTTGTTGGGCTTGATCGCGCCCGGGCCAGGAAAGTAAAAATCGTCCCGCTGGTTGTGCACCGTCAAAAAGCGTGGCAACCTCGCGGCCTTGCAAATCAAAAACTTTCAACGAAATGCGCCCGGCCGCCGGCAGCGCGATGTGAAATTGCGTGAAATCGCGAAACGGATTTGGATGCGGGCGCAGGGTTAATTCGGTTGGCAGCGTCGAGTCGCGATCATCCGCCACACCGGTCAGATCGAGTTGGGCGGTGAAACGTACCGCCAAATCCGGGCGATCCACCACGCGCGCTTCGACTTGCTGCAAATCGGTCCTCCCAACTTGCCACTGGGCGCTGGCTATGCCGTTCGCCGCGGTCATGACGACGCATTCGGCAGCGTTGCATTTGTTGTCGCCAATAATTTTGCCGCCGCCGGCAATCACGCGAAAAGCCACCGCCACATTGGGCATGACGGCGCCGGCGGTATTGAGCACTTTCACCGTCAGCGGCGCGGCGAGCAATTTATCGGGCCGGCCTTTTTGCCCCTCGCCGCTGAGAATCACGAGACGGTCGTATGTCGGCAGAGTCATGAACGTAAAAATCCGGCTGGCCGCTGAGTTGCCGTATGCGTCGGTTGATTTGACGCGGGCCTGAAAAGTGGTGTAGGCAGCAAGATTCGTCAAACTCACTTCATGTTCCGTTACTAAACTCGTAAGCAGCGGCGTGACGCGGCCCAAGGTGGAATCCAATCCAAACTCGACTTGCGACGTGCTCTTCTCGTCGGTCGTCCAGCGAATCACAGCAGAGGAGGCGGTCAAATTCGTTGCCGCAAGATTGGCGATGACGGGCGGCTCGCGATCCGGCGGCGTGGTAAATGTCGTATCGCGTGACACCGCTGATTTTCCGGCGGCGTCTTTCGCCCGCGCCCGAACGTGATACGTCGTGTTCGGCGTCAACCCGGCGAGGGTAAACACGTGCGTGGTGTCGCGGCAAAATTCCGCGGGTGTCAGCATGCCGTAGCTGGTGGTGCGGCCATATTCAACCTGCGCCTCCGTCGGTTTATCGGTCTTGAAATTAATGGTCGCCGTATAAGCTGTGAGCTTGGCAGTCATTGGCGCAATCACCGGCGGTGGCGAGGCCGGGACCTCGATGAATTGGACATGCAGTTGATCAAGTATAAGCTGGCGGCCATTGCCCGCATTGACAAACTCAAGTTTGACGTTTCGTGTCGCGGCAGTGACATGGCGCGTCCAAGAGAACCATTTAAAAACGGCGGAATTAATCGTGACGGTATCGGTTTTGGAATCGATCCCACAAACCAATTTTGGCCAGATGCCCTGGCGATATTCTGCCCGCGCTAAAATTTCAAAGCGATACATCCCACTGCGGGGAAAACTTACTGAAGTTTCCAGATAACCGCCGCGCGTGAGATTCCAGCCAGTCCCTTCGGCGCGGCCAACGGTTTTGGTGGGCATCGTTTCCGCCTCGATATAACGATCCAACACCACGACGTTGGTCAAAATGCATTGCGCAACGGTTTTCCACTCGCGACCCGCCGGCGATTGCGACGACACGGTGATTTTGTATTTGACGTTCGGAGAAATGCTGTCGATGATCATCTCGTGCTGGGTGGTGTACGCGGCGCTGATAAATTGAACGCGCGCGCCGCTGGGCTTTTGGATGTCGATGCGGCTGTCCGCTGCTTGCGGCGTAATCCAGCGAAAACGAACTTGCCGGATGTTGAGTTGCTCACTCTGCAAACTGGCGACTTCTCCTGCCGGCGTGAGCCGCGGCGCTGCGGTCGGCCGCAAAACGGCAATGGCGTCCGTCGTGTCCGAGGGCATCATGAGAACTGTTTCAGCCGTCGCCGTAAAATGTCGCGGTGCCTCAAGCACGTCGGTTATTGGGTTCAACCATGATAAAGAATAAGACTGTCCGATGGTCAAACGCAAGCGCATGCGATCACCGCGCGCTTTGTAAGCGATATACTCGACGCCAGGCTTGGCCAAAACTTCGGTTTCGTTGTCCGCCGCCATGCCGGGTTGCGGTTCAAGATTCGGCCAGCCGGTTTGTTCGCGAAAGAAGCGCGCCAAGATGCTGAACTGCCGCGCCATTTCAAGGTCGGGCGCGTAGTGCAGATTCCAACTGAGCGGCGGATGATCGAACCCCGGATCGTATTCATAGTGGCCATTCGGGTCGATGAAGGTGCGACCAAAACCGGCGACAAAATAGCCGCCGGCCATGAAAACCGACCAGGCGCCGGTGCGCATGTAGTGCGCGTTGTGCCGAATGCCGTGATAAGGATGCACCGTCTCCGGCACGTGATAACCGTACTCGCCGTTGACCACGGGTTTGTTAAAAACGCGATCATAACGAATCGAATCCGCGAGAAACTCGCCGGCGTCACGGAGTTGATGCATGACGTAACTCAGCCACGGCTCTTTGCCAAATTCACGATTGACGAAATCATCGGCGGGATGAATCGAAATCGGATGATCATACGGATCTGCCGCCTCCACCGCTTGGCCGATTTGGCGATACAAATCCGGTTGGTAGAAATAGGCTTGATAATCGCCGGCCAAAATCCAAAAGACGTTATAGGCCGCATAGCGCGCGACGAGATACATTGCCAAACGCCGATATTGCTCGGTCGACATGTGACGGATTTCGGTGGCCCAGCTAAAAAATAAAATCGACACCATGCCCATGCTGTCGGCATAAGCCACCCGCTTGTCGACCCATTTGAAATAATCGGGATACAAACTGTTGTAGTCGCGAATGCCGTCGCTATGCGCATAAGGCGGCCCGCCTTCGTTGGATTGATAATCGTAGCGGTTGTGGACGACGATCGCGTGATAGGCGTTGAAATGCTGCGAAACGCGCAGGTTGATGTAGGGTTTAAAGCGTGTTTCAAATCCGACGCCGAAGCTCATGCCGTCCCAAATTGTATCGCCCATCAGCAAAAACGGCGTGCCGTCGCTGTATTCGAATCCGTATGGTCTGGTTTTGCTGACACGCACAAAACCCCGGCGAGTCGAGGCCAGCGCATTGAAGCGGCCGGAGACAACGAGTTCCGGATCATTGCTCTCTGTGCGATAGCGCCAGGTTCCCGGCTCGGTCGGCGCAAATCGAACTTTCCAAATTTTCCCGCCGTCCCAAAAACCGCTCAAACGCAGCTCTTTTCCCGTAGGCGAAATAAAAATGCCGGTCACGTCAATGTCGAGATAAGGGCGATCGTGGCGGTTCTCCGTGGTCAACGTCACTTCAAATGGCGTGTAAAGCGCCGCCGTCCGCAGCGGCGTGGTGAAAACGGAATCGCGGCCGGCGGCGAGATTGCCGGCCGCGTCGCGCGACAACACCCGGAAATGATAGGTATGATCAGGAAGCAGATCAGCGAGCGTGACCGAATGCGCCGTCACTAAACTCGTATCGAGTTTTGAAAAAAGCCCATAGCGTGTGGTCAAGCCATATTCCACTCTCGAATCGGCTTTCTCGTTGGTGCGCCAAGAAATCGCGGCGCTGGTGCTCGTCAAGTTGCTAATGGCAATGTTGGAGATTTTCGGGCGGGTGGTGTCGGCCAGATTTTGGCTACTGGCAAAAGCAGACGAGGGGCTGAGCGTTATTTGCGAAATAATAATAAAAAGAAAACTTGATGGCAGGAAAAAATTAAAAAATTTCTTCATTGGATCATTCATCCACGCATCGATGATAAATTTGCCTCCATGCCATGAGGTTAAACCGAAATCCAATTTCGATGAAATCAGCTTAAACTTACAAAGGAAGCCACCGACCGGTCACTTATTGAACATAGTTTCTCTTATCTTACAAAGCGTTAAGTGACCGGTCGGTCTAGCTTTCTTTTTCTTATTTCAATCTTAAAACTTTCTGTGTGTGTCGCTGGATTTGCGACAGGCCGTCGGTTTCATTTTGCAAAGACAAAACGGCAAAATATATTCCGGCCGCGACCGGAAGATCATCGCGATCTTTCCCGTCCCAAATCAAATCGAGTTCTCCGGGCGATCTGTCTTCATCAATTATAGTGACCAACTCGCGGCCTTGCAGATCGAAAATTTTCAGCGAGATGCGGCCGCCGGCCGGCAGCGCGGCTTTGAACAAGATCAAATCACGAAACGGGTTGGGATACTCTTGCAGCCTCAGCGATTTGGGGGGCGACGGCGTTTCCGCGCCGGTTTCCGGCTCCGGTTCCGGAATGGTGGCGCGAACATACTGCACGTGCACCCGATCGACAATGAGCTGGCGGCTGTCGCCGCCGTTGGTGAAGGCAAGTTTCAATCGGTGTGAGCCCGCGGTCATTTCTCTTTCGAAGATAAAATCTTTATAAATTGCCGAATTGATATCGCGCGCCGCCACTTCCCGATCATCGAGCTGAAACGAAAGCCGCGGCCAGATGCTGTGGCGGCATTCGCCACGCGCGCGAACCGTGAAACGATACGGGCCGCTTTGCGGAAAATCCAGCGTCGTCGCAATATGGCCATTCGCATCCAAATTCCAGCCCGGGCTTTCACGGCGGCCGGCGGTTCGAGTCGGGAAATTTTCCGCCTCGCGCCATTCATCCATCACGACGACGTTGGTGCGCAGCGTGCTGGCAACGGTTTTCCATTCACGGCGATCTTCAGATTGTGAAAACACCGTGACGTGATAATCAATTTCCGGCGAAAGGCCATCAACCACCAGAACGTGTTCTTTTACCGGCTTGGTGTCGACAAATTGAATGCGGCTGCCGTCGGGTTTTAGCAAAGTGAGACGGCTGTCGGCCAAATCCGGCGTTTGCCAGCGATACCGCACTTGCCGGATATTGAGTTGTTCCCGTGTCAAGTTGCGGACCTGCCCGGCGTTGACCAAGCTTGGCGCAGTGGCGGGACGAATCACGGCCGCCGCATCCAAACTATCCGTTGGCATGATCAAAACCGTCTCGCCGGTGGAGGCGAAAATTCGCGCCGGCTGCAGCATGCCGGCAATTGGATCAAACCAGGCGAGTGAAAAATGGCCGATGGGCAGTTGCAAGCGCATACGGCCACCGCGCGCGTTATAGGCGATGTATTCCGCGCCGGGTTTGGCGAGGAGCTCGGTTTGGCCGTCGCGAACCAAATCGCGACGCGGCTGCAGCTCGGGCCAGGAGGTTTGCTCGGTAAAAAATTTATAAAAAACTTTATACTGCCGCGCCATTTCCAAATCCGGCGCAAAATTCAAATCCCAGCTCACCGGCGGATGATCGAAATCCTCGTCATAGCCATAGTGCCCGTCCGGATCATAAAAAGTGCGGCCAAAGCCAGCCACGAAATAACCGCCGGCGGTGAAGATCGACCAGCCGCCGGTGCGAATGTAATGGGCATCGTTGCGGATGCCGTGAAACGGATGCACGCTTTCGGGAACGTGATAGCCGTACTCGCCGTTGACCACCGGCTTGTTATAAATACGATCGAAACGAACCGAATCCGCCAGAAATTCTCCGGCGTCGCGAATTTGATGCATGATGTAACTGAGCCATGACTCGCGCGCGAACTCGCGATTGACATAACTGTCAGCGGGATGAATCGAGATCGGATGATCAAAGGGATCGGCTTCTGCCACCGCCTCGCCGAGCCGGCGGTAAATGGCCGGCTCATAAAAATACGCCTGGTAATCGCCGGCAAGAACCCAGAACACGTTGTAAGCCGCGCAGCGCGACACAATGTACAGCGACAGGCGCTGATATTGATCGGGCGTCATGTTGCGCGCTTCCGCCGCCCAGGTAAAAAACAGAATCGACACCATGCCCATGCTGTCGGCGTAGGCGACCCGGCGATCCACCCACTGAAAAAATTTTGGATTCACCCGGTCGTAGTCGCGTCCGCCGTAGATCGACGGCTCAAACGTCGCACCGCCTTCGTTGCTGCCGTAGTCGTAGCGATTGTTGACGACCATGGTGTGATAGGCGTTGAAACCCTGTGAGGTTCGCAAATTCACATACTCTTTAAAATGCGGATTCAATCCCACGCCGTCGCTCATCCCGTCCCAAATCGTATCGCCCATCAACAGAAACGGCGTGCCGTCGCTGTACTCGAATCCGTACGGCCGCGTTTTGCTCACGCGCACGAAGCCGCGGCGGTTCGAGGCCGTCGCCTCGAACTGGCCGGAGGTTTGAAGTTCGGCGTCGTTGCTTTGCGTGCGATAAGTCCATACGCCGGTCTCACCTGGCGTGAAACGCACGCGCCAAATCTGCCCGCCATCCCAGAAACCGGCGAGCCGCAGTTGTTTGCCGCTCGGCGAAGTAAAAACACCGGTAACGTT
This DNA window, taken from candidate division KSB1 bacterium, encodes the following:
- a CDS encoding class II aldolase/adducin family protein, translated to MTELSLRRQICEVGRRMYEKNFVAANDGNISARLDASRVLTTPTGVSKGFMTPESMVIVDFEGRPLSAGRPSSEILMHLFIYRERPEVQAVVHAHPLHATGFATAGLSLEDCVAAEIIVTIGSIPLAPYGTPSTPKLPETLRPYIHRNDAFLLANHGAVTVGRNLWEAYYKMERLEHYAHIILISRQLGGEKILPKPDVEELLSLRAKYGQTGLNPGCATCEDDCLGAACLNYANKYDPHSEDWLGAVVARIVERVR
- a CDS encoding DUF4038 domain-containing protein, producing the protein MKKFFNFFLPSSFLFIIISQITLSPSSAFASSQNLADTTRPKISNIAISNLTSTSAAISWRTNEKADSRVEYGLTTRYGLFSKLDTSLVTAHSVTLADLLPDHTYHFRVLSRDAAGNLAAGRDSVFTTPLRTAALYTPFEVTLTTENRHDRPYLDIDVTGIFISPTGKELRLSGFWDGGKIWKVRFAPTEPGTWRYRTESNDPELVVSGRFNALASTRRGFVRVSKTRPYGFEYSDGTPFLLMGDTIWDGMSFGVGFETRFKPYINLRVSQHFNAYHAIVVHNRYDYQSNEGGPPYAHSDGIRDYNSLYPDYFKWVDKRVAYADSMGMVSILFFSWATEIRHMSTEQYRRLAMYLVARYAAYNVFWILAGDYQAYFYQPDLYRQIGQAVEAADPYDHPISIHPADDFVNREFGKEPWLSYVMHQLRDAGEFLADSIRYDRVFNKPVVNGEYGYHVPETVHPYHGIRHNAHYMRTGAWSVFMAGGYFVAGFGRTFIDPNGHYEYDPGFDHPPLSWNLHYAPDLEMARQFSILARFFREQTGWPNLEPQPGMAADNETEVLAKPGVEYIAYKARGDRMRLRLTIGQSYSLSWLNPITDVLEAPRHFTATAETVLMMPSDTTDAIAVLRPTAAPRLTPAGEVASLQSEQLNIRQVRFRWITPQAADSRIDIQKPSGARVQFISAAYTTQHEMIIDSISPNVKYKITVSSQSPAGREWKTVAQCILTNVVVLDRYIEAETMPTKTVGRAEGTGWNLTRGGYLETSVSFPRSGMYRFEILARAEYRQGIWPKLVCGIDSKTDTVTINSAVFKWFSWTRHVTAATRNVKLEFVNAGNGRQLILDQLHVQFIEVPASPPPVIAPMTAKLTAYTATINFKTDKPTEAQVEYGRTTSYGMLTPAEFCRDTTHVFTLAGLTPNTTYHVRARAKDAAGKSAVSRDTTFTTPPDREPPVIANLAATNLTASSAVIRWTTDEKSTSQVEFGLDSTLGRVTPLLTSLVTEHEVSLTNLAAYTTFQARVKSTDAYGNSAASRIFTFMTLPTYDRLVILSGEGQKGRPDKLLAAPLTVKVLNTAGAVMPNVAVAFRVIAGGGKIIGDNKCNAAECVVMTAANGIASAQWQVGRTDLQQVEARVVDRPDLAVRFTAQLDLTGVADDRDSTLPTELTLRPHPNPFRDFTQFHIALPAAGRISLKVFDLQGREVATLFDGAQPAGRFLLSWPGRDQAQQNLAAGIYFAVLRYMNFTQENRREPDFSIHKETILYIK
- a CDS encoding DUF4038 domain-containing protein translates to MFLTTIFNFTAQAQNRVPLHSPFELRLTTTRQHGNPYLDVNVTGVFTSPSGKQLRLAGFWDGGQIWRVRFTPGETGVWTYRTQSNDAELQTSGQFEATASNRRGFVRVSKTRPYGFEYSDGTPFLLMGDTIWDGMSDGVGLNPHFKEYVNLRTSQGFNAYHTMVVNNRYDYGSNEGGATFEPSIYGGRDYDRVNPKFFQWVDRRVAYADSMGMVSILFFTWAAEARNMTPDQYQRLSLYIVSRCAAYNVFWVLAGDYQAYFYEPAIYRRLGEAVAEADPFDHPISIHPADSYVNREFARESWLSYIMHQIRDAGEFLADSVRFDRIYNKPVVNGEYGYHVPESVHPFHGIRNDAHYIRTGGWSIFTAGGYFVAGFGRTFYDPDGHYGYDEDFDHPPVSWDLNFAPDLEMARQYKVFYKFFTEQTSWPELQPRRDLVRDGQTELLAKPGAEYIAYNARGGRMRLQLPIGHFSLAWFDPIAGMLQPARIFASTGETVLIMPTDSLDAAAVIRPATAPSLVNAGQVRNLTREQLNIRQVRYRWQTPDLADSRLTLLKPDGSRIQFVDTKPVKEHVLVVDGLSPEIDYHVTVFSQSEDRREWKTVASTLRTNVVVMDEWREAENFPTRTAGRRESPGWNLDANGHIATTLDFPQSGPYRFTVRARGECRHSIWPRLSFQLDDREVAARDINSAIYKDFIFEREMTAGSHRLKLAFTNGGDSRQLIVDRVHVQYVRATIPEPEPETGAETPSPPKSLRLQEYPNPFRDLILFKAALPAGGRISLKIFDLQGRELVTIIDEDRSPGELDLIWDGKDRDDLPVAAGIYFAVLSLQNETDGLSQIQRHTQKVLRLK